From Calderihabitans maritimus, a single genomic window includes:
- a CDS encoding thiolase family protein, with amino-acid sequence MVQEVVVVSAARTPFGRYLGSLKDVPVVELGKIAVEAAVERACISPEVIEEVYIGHCFAPEAETPSVVGRQIALKAGIPPEVMAVTVDTACCSSLLATRLAYQSIASGQAEVALAGGVESMSRMAYLVPPVIRWGTRIGHLVIEDFNYGLEYKGYNPVSVDAGEVALEYGVTREDQDRWALQSQKRYAAALAAGKFKDEIVPVKVPRKKGPPLQVERDEQPRPDTTLEKLAQLPTVYGSPTVTAGNAPGLNDGATALVLMSRRKADSLGIKPLGRIKAALGRSTNPRYIASIPGIVIQELLRRTGIDLGEIDLIEINEAFAAMPLVSSLVLAGGDKDKARALHEKINVNGGAIAIGHPVGASGARILMTLLYELGRRGGGKGVAAICGGLAQGEAMLVEV; translated from the coding sequence TTGGTTCAGGAAGTTGTGGTGGTCAGTGCCGCCCGAACTCCTTTTGGACGCTATTTGGGCAGCCTGAAAGATGTTCCGGTGGTGGAACTGGGGAAAATTGCGGTGGAGGCTGCGGTAGAAAGGGCCTGTATAAGCCCGGAAGTTATTGAAGAAGTTTACATAGGGCATTGTTTTGCACCGGAGGCAGAGACTCCGTCGGTAGTAGGAAGACAGATCGCCCTTAAGGCAGGTATCCCTCCTGAGGTAATGGCAGTGACGGTAGATACGGCATGTTGTTCAAGTCTTTTGGCTACCCGCCTGGCTTATCAGTCTATTGCCAGCGGCCAGGCAGAGGTTGCGTTGGCAGGGGGCGTGGAAAGCATGAGCCGGATGGCCTATCTGGTTCCACCGGTAATCCGGTGGGGAACCCGGATAGGACATCTGGTCATAGAGGACTTCAATTACGGTTTGGAATACAAAGGATATAATCCTGTTTCTGTAGATGCCGGTGAAGTAGCGCTTGAATACGGGGTTACGCGAGAGGATCAGGACCGCTGGGCCTTACAGAGCCAGAAACGTTATGCCGCAGCCTTGGCAGCCGGAAAATTTAAAGATGAGATAGTTCCCGTAAAGGTTCCCCGGAAAAAGGGACCTCCTCTACAGGTGGAGCGTGACGAGCAGCCCCGGCCTGACACTACTTTAGAAAAACTGGCCCAGTTGCCCACCGTATACGGTAGCCCTACCGTTACGGCGGGCAATGCGCCCGGGCTTAACGATGGGGCAACTGCCCTGGTGTTGATGAGCCGCCGAAAGGCAGACAGTTTGGGTATTAAACCTCTGGGACGAATTAAGGCTGCCCTTGGACGTTCCACGAACCCCCGTTATATTGCCAGTATTCCGGGAATAGTTATTCAAGAATTACTTCGTCGGACTGGCATCGATCTGGGAGAAATTGACTTAATTGAAATCAATGAAGCCTTTGCAGCCATGCCCTTAGTTTCAAGTCTGGTTTTGGCCGGGGGAGATAAAGACAAAGCAAGAGCCCTCCATGAGAAAATTAATGTTAACGGCGGTGCTATTGCTATCGGCCACCCTGTTGGAGCCAGTGGAGCCAGAATTTTGATGACTTTATTGTATGAACTTGGACGTAGGGGCGGTGGAAAAGGAGTAGCTGCCATATGTGGCG
- a CDS encoding alpha/beta hydrolase family protein: MAKSSVAMAEKLRQLGKPCEVKIIPKEGHSFSPGGFSSAWQLTVDFFQRHL, from the coding sequence TTGGCCAAATCTTCAGTGGCCATGGCGGAAAAACTCAGGCAATTGGGTAAGCCTTGTGAAGTAAAAATCATACCGAAGGAAGGGCATAGTTTTTCCCCAGGTGGATTTTCTTCTGCTTGGCAGCTTACAGTGGATTTCTTTCAGCGGCATTTATAA
- a CDS encoding MFS transporter — protein MQNLNLLWLLSLGHLVTDMAQGALPVIIPEIRDAFNLSYFAVGILVMVSNISSSVIQPLFGLWSDLRSSDWLLPVGCLLSLVGIGLAGISPHYALVLLAVLMSGLGVAAYHPEASKTARFLSGHRKASSMAVFSVGGNLGFGLGPLLGTVFLTWAGLRGSMLFLLIGLPMSFFLWRSLPVIRERMNQQQVPANAQETTEGKGEGSASLEDTGKGKSLLPLILLLLYVIARSWIHFGLVTYIPFYYQDYLHGDPAKGGYVLSAFLIAGAVGTLVGGPLADAVGGRRVIIGSMVMIGPLIFAFLHSSGFWAYVVVSLLGAVIVSTFAITVVLGQELLPNHVGVASGLMLGFAIGTGGIGVTLLGWIADHFGIIVTIKAIGLLSLVGIATSLPLNFWGKGKTIAGQPVKASKIQ, from the coding sequence GCTCAAGGAGCGCTGCCGGTAATAATTCCGGAAATTAGGGATGCTTTCAATCTTTCTTATTTTGCGGTAGGAATTCTGGTTATGGTTTCCAATATCAGTTCTTCTGTAATTCAACCCTTATTTGGTTTATGGAGCGACCTGCGAAGCAGCGACTGGCTTCTACCGGTGGGGTGCCTACTGTCACTGGTGGGTATTGGCCTGGCCGGAATCAGTCCTCACTACGCCTTAGTACTGCTGGCGGTATTAATGAGCGGGTTAGGTGTGGCCGCGTATCACCCTGAAGCGTCAAAGACCGCCCGCTTTTTGAGCGGCCACCGGAAAGCTTCCTCCATGGCTGTCTTTTCCGTAGGAGGTAATTTAGGTTTCGGTCTGGGTCCTCTACTGGGTACTGTCTTTTTAACCTGGGCGGGTTTGCGGGGTTCGATGCTTTTTCTGTTAATTGGATTACCCATGAGTTTCTTTTTGTGGCGGTCTTTGCCCGTCATTCGGGAAAGGATGAACCAGCAGCAGGTACCTGCCAATGCCCAGGAGACCACAGAAGGTAAGGGAGAGGGTTCAGCCAGTTTGGAGGATACCGGTAAGGGGAAGAGCTTGCTTCCTCTCATCCTACTGCTGCTTTATGTCATTGCCCGTTCCTGGATTCATTTTGGTCTGGTTACTTACATTCCCTTTTACTATCAGGACTACCTCCACGGCGATCCAGCTAAAGGCGGCTACGTTCTTTCAGCCTTTTTGATTGCCGGTGCTGTGGGTACGCTGGTTGGCGGTCCTTTGGCTGATGCAGTAGGAGGCAGAAGGGTAATCATAGGATCTATGGTAATGATCGGTCCGCTGATTTTTGCTTTTTTACATTCTTCCGGGTTTTGGGCTTATGTAGTGGTAAGCCTTCTCGGGGCGGTCATTGTTTCTACTTTTGCCATTACGGTAGTGCTGGGCCAGGAACTTCTTCCTAATCATGTAGGAGTGGCTTCCGGGCTGATGCTGGGGTTTGCCATCGGTACCGGTGGCATTGGAGTAACCCTGCTGGGATGGATTGCTGATCATTTCGGTATTATAGTGACTATTAAAGCAATTGGCCTGCTTTCTCTAGTGGGAATAGCTACTTCTTTACCGTTGAACTTCTGGGGAAAGGGAAAAACTATTGCTGGTCAGCCAGTAAAAGCTAGCAAAATCCAGTAA
- a CDS encoding DUF362 domain-containing protein: protein MSVALTKVNHILESLRRVIELCQGFKGLKPNDKILLKPNMVMRGRRNQPPHGQVTSVTVVEGMISLLREAGCSKIEIADGGVIHPELRLNTFTAYEWAGYVEMAERLNVPLIDLNEGPFVMVDLEGLKVQIARRVLDADFVINLPVLKTHHQTQVSLGLKNLKGILSFKSKKDFHGYGLERMIALLGTKVKVDLTVIDGTFAMQKGPVGEDVHRTDLLVAGKDILQVDIVGSRLLGIEPEQVGHLRIFAELTDRSLTVEPGEIRGEKVEELRKPLEWVDRWPRDLMQRYNISGIRMEDPGVSICSGCGFGIFAALNKFFRENAGANFQGIEICMGRETIASPEASKVFCLGKCACDANRKHPNAVLIRGCPPSVQKMYECFKKELTPAHA, encoded by the coding sequence ATGTCCGTAGCTTTAACAAAAGTGAACCACATTCTGGAAAGTTTGAGGCGGGTAATAGAGCTTTGCCAGGGGTTCAAAGGTTTGAAACCGAACGATAAAATTCTGTTGAAACCCAATATGGTTATGCGGGGTCGCCGGAATCAACCGCCCCACGGGCAGGTTACCAGTGTTACAGTGGTAGAAGGTATGATTAGTCTTCTGCGGGAGGCGGGTTGCTCGAAAATAGAAATAGCCGACGGAGGGGTCATACACCCGGAACTCAGGCTAAATACCTTTACGGCCTACGAATGGGCAGGATATGTGGAAATGGCGGAACGGTTGAATGTTCCCTTAATTGATCTTAATGAAGGGCCTTTCGTTATGGTTGATCTGGAAGGATTGAAGGTACAAATTGCCCGCCGGGTTTTGGATGCGGATTTTGTAATTAACCTTCCGGTTTTAAAAACTCATCACCAGACCCAAGTATCCCTGGGGCTGAAAAACTTAAAAGGTATTCTTAGCTTTAAATCCAAGAAAGATTTTCACGGATACGGTCTGGAACGTATGATTGCCCTCCTCGGTACTAAAGTAAAGGTTGATCTTACGGTGATAGACGGTACTTTTGCCATGCAGAAGGGTCCGGTGGGAGAAGACGTACACAGAACTGATCTGCTGGTGGCCGGGAAGGATATATTGCAAGTGGATATAGTTGGAAGCAGGCTGTTGGGAATTGAGCCTGAGCAGGTCGGGCACCTGCGCATTTTTGCCGAATTAACTGACCGGTCTTTAACCGTCGAGCCTGGAGAAATACGGGGAGAAAAAGTGGAGGAACTCCGTAAACCGCTGGAGTGGGTGGATAGATGGCCCCGGGACTTAATGCAACGGTACAACATTTCCGGTATTCGCATGGAAGACCCCGGAGTGTCCATCTGTTCCGGTTGTGGTTTTGGTATTTTCGCCGCTTTGAACAAGTTTTTCCGGGAAAATGCCGGGGCAAATTTTCAAGGAATAGAAATATGTATGGGTAGAGAAACGATTGCTAGCCCCGAGGCGAGCAAGGTATTTTGTTTGGGCAAGTGCGCATGTGATGCAAACAGAAAGCACCCAAACGCGGTGCTTATCAGAGGTTGTCCTCCTTCGGTTCAAAAAATGTACGAATGTTTTAAAAAAGAATTAACCCCCGCACATGCCTGA